The Shewanella sp. KX20019 genome window below encodes:
- a CDS encoding 3-oxoacid CoA-transferase subunit B: MALSREQLAQRVAKELQDGFYVNLGIGIPTLVANYIPAGIEVMLQSENGLLGMGEFPTEETIDADLINAGKQTVTAVDGASFFSSSESFAMIRGGHVDLTVLGAFEVDEQGSIASWMIPGKLIKGMGGAMDLVAGADNIIVTMMHADKKGNSKLLPKCELPLTGFGCIKRVLTDLAFMEIKDGAFHLLERAPGVSVEEIVSKTAGKLVVPEHVPEMSF, translated from the coding sequence CAACCTAGGCATAGGTATTCCAACACTCGTCGCCAACTACATTCCAGCAGGAATAGAGGTGATGCTGCAATCTGAAAATGGTCTACTCGGCATGGGCGAGTTTCCAACAGAAGAGACCATCGATGCCGACCTGATCAACGCCGGGAAACAGACCGTAACAGCGGTTGATGGTGCATCGTTTTTCTCATCAAGCGAGAGCTTTGCCATGATCCGTGGCGGCCATGTAGATTTAACCGTACTCGGCGCCTTTGAAGTCGACGAACAAGGCTCTATCGCCTCTTGGATGATCCCAGGCAAACTGATTAAAGGCATGGGCGGCGCGATGGATTTAGTGGCTGGCGCTGACAACATCATCGTCACCATGATGCACGCTGATAAAAAAGGTAACTCTAAGCTGTTACCTAAGTGCGAACTGCCGCTAACGGGTTTTGGCTGTATCAAACGTGTATTAACCGACTTGGCCTTTATGGAGATCAAAGACGGTGCTTTCCACCTGCTTGAGCGCGCACCGGGAGTATCGGTTGAAGAGATCGTCTCTAAAACCGCAGGAAAGTTAGTAGTACCTGAGCACGTGCCTGAAATGAGCTTC